From a single Candoia aspera isolate rCanAsp1 chromosome 10, rCanAsp1.hap2, whole genome shotgun sequence genomic region:
- the ADAD2 gene encoding adenosine deaminase domain-containing protein 2 isoform X1 — MEGADCPKVKLEPSFLKEQGPMPWKEEQLQPCASEELNSPGDAEEKAAASFPPLASFKKLLLDGWDQPTHDADEKPVEKPGEKSKQLLHQERCAAITSDLCEMLLGEDLAYRGCLNSVAAFILEREVANSQSPYKETYELVALGTGDVCYEGWMEFDGQKLHDLHGLVVARRALMRYLYKQLLMCCSQDPAAFEKCIFCWAEDGEHLRLKPKYHLHLYLSQMPSGAAENLQTTLLQSNPSVDLHVSVKGVLKPVSYCCPSMLSAHVYCVSGSDKLTRWTVLGLQGALLSHFIYPVYITSIVLANPYRDHAVLHRLINKRLQLGPEDGLPSPYCRKKIYLFEGPRVASVDTPPECRSVSLNWCGGDEMLELVNGAVGKAERDIVNPGGHFRPSRLCKAAMLKSFRKVAQEMKREDLMSLPTYHDAKVQATAYQSAKLQLYNQLSVQDLSKWPQKQLVDSFCR, encoded by the exons atggaaggggcAGACTGCCCAAAAGTGAAACTTGAACCATCATTTTTGAAAGAGCAGGGCCCCATGCCTTGGAAGGAGGAGCAGCTTCAACCTTGTGCTTCGGAAGAGTTGAATTCTCCTGGGGATGCAGAAGAAAAAG CTGCAGCTTCCTTCCCACCCTTGGCCTCTTTTAAGAAGCTGCTGCTGGATGGATGGGACCAGCCAACCCACGATGCTGATGAGAAGCCGGTGGAGAAGCCGGGAGAGAAAAGTAA ACAGCTTCTCCATCAAGAGCGATGTGCAGCGATCACCAGCGACCTGTGTGAAATGCTTCTCGGAGAAGACCTGGCCTATCGGGGCTGCCTGAACAGTGTGGCTGCATTCATCCTGGAGCGAG AGGTTGCCAACAGCCAGAGCCCCTACAAAGAGACGTACGAGCTGGTCGCCCTGGGAACAGGAGACGTTTGCTACGAGGGGTGGATGGAGTTTGATGGCCAGAAACTCCATGACTTGCATGGATTGGTGGTGGCCCGCAGAGCTCTGATGAG GTACCTATACAAACAGCTCCTGATGTGCTGTAGCCAGGACCCTGCGGCTTTTGAGAAGTGCATCTTTTGCTGGGCAGAAGATGGGGAACACCTGAGATTGAAGCCAAAGTACCACCTGCACCTCTACCTGAGCCAAATGCCCAGCGGAGCAGCGGAAAACCTCCA GACCACCTTATTGCAGTCAAACCCTTCTGTGGATCTTCACGTCAGTGTAAAAGGCGTGCTGAAGCCTGTCTCGTATTGCTGCCCCAGCATGTTGTCTGCCCACGTCTACTGCGTCTCTGGCAGTGACAAGCTGACCCGCTGGACCGTCCTGGGGCTCCAGGGCGCCCTCCTCAGCCATTTCATCTATCCTGTGTACATCACCAGCATTGTCCTAG CTAACCCTTATCGAGACCATGCCGTTCTCCACCGGCTCATCAACAAGCGCCTTCAGCTGGGGCCGGAGGACGGCCTGCCGAGCCCTTATTGCCGCAAGAAGATCTACCTCTTCGAAGGCCCCCGCGTGGCCTCTGTCGACACCCCGCCAGAATGCCGCTCGGTGAGCCTGAACTGGTGCGGAGGAGACGAGATGCTGGAGCTGGTGAACGGAGCTGTTGGGAAGGCAGAAAGGGA CATTGTAAATCCAGGGGGCCACTTTCGACCTAGCCGGCTGTGTAAGGCGGCCATGCTGAAATCCTTCCGGAAGGTGGCTCAGGAGATGAAGAGGGAGGACCTGATGTCACTACCCACATATCACGATGCCAAG GTTCAAGCCACAGCCTATCAGAGTGCAAAGCTCCAGCTGTATAACCAGCTGAGTGTGCAGGATTTGAGCAAGTGGCCTCAAAAGCAGCTGGTGGACAGCTTTTGCAGATAG
- the LOC134503637 gene encoding ribonuclease T2-like, which yields MVRNWVTEGFLCTGCFWLLVCAEQLWQKEPEKEHSRLCPWECVIFVQMWPGSFCVSLPSKFGCVMSKNAKNWTIHGLWPSNIKECCPYWHLFPSDLTNLVSELNSHWPTFTNLTNFQFWEKEWEKHGTCAGCTETLNSPNKFFGAALFLRTKYNIDKAFERAAIIPSCKWSYQLSTFVDVLQPLLGHQYELQCVTDRQERQILVQIKVSLFRNFSTGCLPGPSMDISPYKPCQAQRRIFYVPPNQKNPRNPCL from the exons ATGGTGCGGAACTGGGTCACGGAGGGCTTCCTCTGCACCGGGTGCTTCTGGCTCTTGGTTTGTGCTGAGCAGCTGTGGCAGAAAGAGCCAGAGAAAGAGCACTCCAG GCTCTGTCCTTGGGAGTGTGTGATTTTCGTCCAGATGTGGCCAGGCTCGTTCTGCGTG TCTCTACCAAGTAAGTTTGGCTGTGTCATGTCCAAGAATGCAAAGAACTGGACCATCCATGGATTGTG GCCAAGTAACATCAAGGAATGCTGTCCGTACTGGCACCTCTTCCCTTCTGACCTGACG aACCTGGTGTCTGAACTGAACAGTCACTGGCCAACTTTCACCAACTTGACCAACTTCCAGTTTTG ggagAAGGAATGGGAAAAACATGGGACTTGTGCTGGTTGCACCGAAACCCTGAACAGCCCCAATAAGTTCTTTGGGGCTGCGCTCTTCCTGCGCACCAAATACAACATTGACAA GGCCTTCGAAAGGGCTGCTATTATTCCCTCCTGTAAATGGAGTTACCAG CTCAGCACCTTTGTGGACGTCCTTCAGCCCCTCCTGGGACACCAGTACGAGCTGCAATGTGTGACCGACAGGCAG GAGCGACAAATCCTGGTTCAAATCAAGGTTTCTCTGTTCCGCAACTTCTCCACCGGCTGCCTCCCAGGTCCTTCCATGGACATCTCCCCCTACAAGCCTTGCCAGGCCCAGAGGAGGATTTTTTATGtccctcccaaccagaagaaTCCACGCAACCCCTGCCTGTGA
- the ADAD2 gene encoding adenosine deaminase domain-containing protein 2 isoform X2 produces the protein MEGADCPKVKLEPSFLKEQGPMPWKEEQLQPCASEELNSPGDAEEKAAASFPPLASFKKLLLDGWDQPTHDADEKPVEKPGEKSKQLLHQERCAAITSDLCEMLLGEDLAYRGCLNSVAAFILEREVANSQSPYKETYELVALGTGDVCYEGWMEFDGQKLHDLHGLVVARRALMRYLYKQLLMCCSQDPAAFEKCIFCWAEDGEHLRLKPKYHLHLYLSQMPSGAAENLQTTLLQSNPSVDLHVSVKGVLKPVSYCCPSMLSAHVYCVSGSDKLTRWTVLGLQGALLSHFIYPVYITSIVLANPYRDHAVLHRLINKRLQLGPEDGLPSPYCRKKIYLFEGPRVASVDTPPECRSVSLNWCGGDEMLELVNGAVGKAERDREL, from the exons atggaaggggcAGACTGCCCAAAAGTGAAACTTGAACCATCATTTTTGAAAGAGCAGGGCCCCATGCCTTGGAAGGAGGAGCAGCTTCAACCTTGTGCTTCGGAAGAGTTGAATTCTCCTGGGGATGCAGAAGAAAAAG CTGCAGCTTCCTTCCCACCCTTGGCCTCTTTTAAGAAGCTGCTGCTGGATGGATGGGACCAGCCAACCCACGATGCTGATGAGAAGCCGGTGGAGAAGCCGGGAGAGAAAAGTAA ACAGCTTCTCCATCAAGAGCGATGTGCAGCGATCACCAGCGACCTGTGTGAAATGCTTCTCGGAGAAGACCTGGCCTATCGGGGCTGCCTGAACAGTGTGGCTGCATTCATCCTGGAGCGAG AGGTTGCCAACAGCCAGAGCCCCTACAAAGAGACGTACGAGCTGGTCGCCCTGGGAACAGGAGACGTTTGCTACGAGGGGTGGATGGAGTTTGATGGCCAGAAACTCCATGACTTGCATGGATTGGTGGTGGCCCGCAGAGCTCTGATGAG GTACCTATACAAACAGCTCCTGATGTGCTGTAGCCAGGACCCTGCGGCTTTTGAGAAGTGCATCTTTTGCTGGGCAGAAGATGGGGAACACCTGAGATTGAAGCCAAAGTACCACCTGCACCTCTACCTGAGCCAAATGCCCAGCGGAGCAGCGGAAAACCTCCA GACCACCTTATTGCAGTCAAACCCTTCTGTGGATCTTCACGTCAGTGTAAAAGGCGTGCTGAAGCCTGTCTCGTATTGCTGCCCCAGCATGTTGTCTGCCCACGTCTACTGCGTCTCTGGCAGTGACAAGCTGACCCGCTGGACCGTCCTGGGGCTCCAGGGCGCCCTCCTCAGCCATTTCATCTATCCTGTGTACATCACCAGCATTGTCCTAG CTAACCCTTATCGAGACCATGCCGTTCTCCACCGGCTCATCAACAAGCGCCTTCAGCTGGGGCCGGAGGACGGCCTGCCGAGCCCTTATTGCCGCAAGAAGATCTACCTCTTCGAAGGCCCCCGCGTGGCCTCTGTCGACACCCCGCCAGAATGCCGCTCGGTGAGCCTGAACTGGTGCGGAGGAGACGAGATGCTGGAGCTGGTGAACGGAGCTGTTGGGAAGGCAGAAAGGGA CAGGGAGTTGTGA
- the LOC134503638 gene encoding ras-related protein ORAB-1-like has translation MSTISPEYDYLFKLLLIGDSGVGKSCLLLRFADDTYTDSYISTIGVDFKIRTIELEGRTIKLQIWDTAGQERFRTITSSYYRGAHGIIIVYDVTDQDSFNNMHLWLEEITRYASENVNKLIVGNKSDLSSKKAVDYTTAKEYADSLGVPFLETSAKNATNVEQAFLTMAAEIKNRVSSGPTQNDSHKPALHIQSGPLRQEGAGPGEDGGGGCC, from the exons ATGTCAACCATCAGCCCCGAATA CGACTACTTATTTAAGCTGCTGCTAATCGGCGATTCTGGAGTGGGGAAGTCCTGCCTGCTACTCCGTTTTGCG GATGACACCTACACGGACAGTTACATTAGCACCATCGGAGTGGACTTCAAAATCCGGACCATCGAGCTGGAGGGGAGGACCATCAAGCTGCAGATT TGGGACACGGCTGGACAGGAGCGCTTCCGAACCATCACCTCCAGCTACTACCGAGGCGCGCACGGCATCATCATCGTGTACGATGTGACTGACCAG GATTCCTTCAACAACATGCATCTCTGGCTGGAGGAAATTACTCGCTATGCCAGTGAGAACGTCAACAAGTTGATTGTAGGAAATAAGAGTGACCTTTCTAGCAAGAAAGCAGTGGATTACACTACTGCCAAG GAATACGCAGACTCCCTGGGAGTGCCCTTCCTGGAGACCAGCGCCAAGAACGCCACCAACGTCGAGCAGGCCTTCTTGACCATGGCCGCCGAGATCAAGAACCGGGTCAGCAGCGGCCCCACGCAGAACGACAGCCACAAGCCCGCCCTCCACATCCAGAGCGGCCCGTTACGGCAAGAAGGCGCCGGCCCCGGGGAAGACGGGGGCGGAGGCTGCTGCTAA
- the ADAD2 gene encoding adenosine deaminase domain-containing protein 2 isoform X3, which produces MEGADCPKVKLEPSFLKEQGPMPWKEEQLQPCASEELNSPGDAEEKAAASFPPLASFKKLLLDGWDQPTHDADEKPVEKPGEKSKQLLHQERCAAITSDLCEMLLGEDLAYRGCLNSVAAFILEREVANSQSPYKETYELVALGTGDVCYEGWMEFDGQKLHDLHGLVVARRALMRYLYKQLLMCCSQDPAAFEKCIFCWAEDGEHLRLKPKYHLHLYLSQMPSGAAENLQTTLLQSNPSVDLHVSVKGVLKPVSYCCPSMLSAHVYCVSGSDKLTRWTVLGLQGALLSHFIYPVYITSIVLANPYRDHAVLHRLINKRLQLGPEDGLPSPYCRKKIYLFEGPRVASVDTPPECRSVSLNWCGGDEMLELVNGAVGKAEREEL; this is translated from the exons atggaaggggcAGACTGCCCAAAAGTGAAACTTGAACCATCATTTTTGAAAGAGCAGGGCCCCATGCCTTGGAAGGAGGAGCAGCTTCAACCTTGTGCTTCGGAAGAGTTGAATTCTCCTGGGGATGCAGAAGAAAAAG CTGCAGCTTCCTTCCCACCCTTGGCCTCTTTTAAGAAGCTGCTGCTGGATGGATGGGACCAGCCAACCCACGATGCTGATGAGAAGCCGGTGGAGAAGCCGGGAGAGAAAAGTAA ACAGCTTCTCCATCAAGAGCGATGTGCAGCGATCACCAGCGACCTGTGTGAAATGCTTCTCGGAGAAGACCTGGCCTATCGGGGCTGCCTGAACAGTGTGGCTGCATTCATCCTGGAGCGAG AGGTTGCCAACAGCCAGAGCCCCTACAAAGAGACGTACGAGCTGGTCGCCCTGGGAACAGGAGACGTTTGCTACGAGGGGTGGATGGAGTTTGATGGCCAGAAACTCCATGACTTGCATGGATTGGTGGTGGCCCGCAGAGCTCTGATGAG GTACCTATACAAACAGCTCCTGATGTGCTGTAGCCAGGACCCTGCGGCTTTTGAGAAGTGCATCTTTTGCTGGGCAGAAGATGGGGAACACCTGAGATTGAAGCCAAAGTACCACCTGCACCTCTACCTGAGCCAAATGCCCAGCGGAGCAGCGGAAAACCTCCA GACCACCTTATTGCAGTCAAACCCTTCTGTGGATCTTCACGTCAGTGTAAAAGGCGTGCTGAAGCCTGTCTCGTATTGCTGCCCCAGCATGTTGTCTGCCCACGTCTACTGCGTCTCTGGCAGTGACAAGCTGACCCGCTGGACCGTCCTGGGGCTCCAGGGCGCCCTCCTCAGCCATTTCATCTATCCTGTGTACATCACCAGCATTGTCCTAG CTAACCCTTATCGAGACCATGCCGTTCTCCACCGGCTCATCAACAAGCGCCTTCAGCTGGGGCCGGAGGACGGCCTGCCGAGCCCTTATTGCCGCAAGAAGATCTACCTCTTCGAAGGCCCCCGCGTGGCCTCTGTCGACACCCCGCCAGAATGCCGCTCGGTGAGCCTGAACTGGTGCGGAGGAGACGAGATGCTGGAGCTGGTGAACGGAGCTGTTGGGAAGGCAGAAAGGGA GGAGTTGTGA